The nucleotide sequence ttccTTCGGAGTAGAGTCATATTGTCCTCTATTCTGGACATTCTTTGTTTGAAGTATTGTGTTCAGGTCAGGataccacattttaagaaggcTATTGATTTATAAGGTGGAGTAGaatagtcatttaacctcctccAGAGGAGGGAAACAAGGATGGTGCAGAATTAGAAATCATGACAATCAACCAAggacttattaagtacctaatatatatcaggcattgtgttaagcgcTAAGGAtacaaggatacaaagacaagaatggaATAATCCTTGTCTTCAGGCAGCACACACCCTATTGGGGAgacaatgtatatatttatttgcaaaataGTTATAAAGTATAATCCAGGTAATTTTGAAGGGGAAGGCACTAGTAGCTGGGTAGATCAGGACaggcttcatgcagaaggtgGCTTTTGAATTGAATTCTGAAGACAACTGGGGATTCTGAGAGGTAGAAATCAGAAGGGAGTGCATTTTAGGTATGGAGTACAGCCAAAGCCAAGgtatagagatgggaaatggagtctCTGATGTGAGGAATAACAGGAAGGCCAATTTGGTTGGGCCACAGATTGCATTAAGGTTAAGTAATGTttaataaggctggaaaagaaAGGTTGTGAAGATAAATTGATGGCCTAAAATATTTGCTTTGAAGAAGAGTATCTCTGGATAAAAACCCTTCAGGTGTCTGAAGGGTTACTATGGGAAAGATGTAATTCCATTTTTATGCCTGGCTCCAGAGGGGAGAAGTTTGAGCAATGAGAAAATAGTATAGAGAAGCAGGTTATTTCATCCAGTTTAAAGTAAGAGCTTGCCTATCAGTAAGGGATGTCCAAAAATGGACTGAGCTACCTATGGAAGTAATGAGTTTTCCATCATGATAGGTATTTAAACAGAGCCTGGAGGGACACTATTTAGGAATAGACATAGTGGCTCAAGGATGAACTGAGTTTACTAGATGCCCTCTGAGACTTCTGCCATCTTAGAGTTTCTGATTCTTCCATGGTCGCCAACATCTCTTCCTTAGGCTATCTGCCATATGTCTGAACCAGAACTGCCATATGAGCCAGAACAATGTTTAGCGCTACACAGGAATACTCCCATGCACCACTGTCATTTTGTAATGGCCACTGCTGAAACCTGCTGTAAATTTCAgtaaatcaaatatttaaagcatttttcctgGGCAATGCATTTTCCACCATACCACTGATTCGGTTGATGCATTTTTACAGAACTAATGAATACTGTCAGGTAAAGTATTTGTACATACTTTGTTTTTTCTGAGAGGCACTTTTTCTGTATATAGGTTAATCATATAGATgcagaagaaattttttttcatttttgttttagatTTCTTTAATAGTAGACACTCCAAGCTAAAATGAGATGTGTTTTTCTTGAAAATTATATCATGTATAAACATTCATAGGGACAGAAGTTTCTctaggcaaattatttttacatgggctaaaaaagaggaagaaaactcattttttaattGATGGACATGAACCTATTAACTGTGGCAAAATAGAGTAACCATCTATGGCTATGTGTTATGGGAAAGACCCAAGCTCCATATGTAACACTCCTTTTCTTGCCAGTCTCTGTAGAGGCAATATTCACTATTCAGTTGTGACAGACTTCAGGGTGATCTTTGGGGAGGCCTCCTTGCCAAGGCCACTTAAGCTTCACACCATGGGGTGTTCAAAGTTGTCTCATTTCAGTTATTGTCTCTAGCATCTGAGGAGGTGCTACCAAATAAAACATTGCTGTTCTGTGACATGTTACTTAATTGGGACTTGGTTTTGATCAGGAATTGTGCCCTTCTGTACATGACTCTTTCCTGTTCCTGCTTCAGCTCCAGGTAGGAGCGGGAGAATGTGTGGAAAATGGAAGTCACAGGGAATGCCATGAGGAGGATGCCACTGAGTATGCTGCTCAGGGCCACCACCTGTCCAGGAGTACTCCTGGGCACCATGTCACCATATCCCACCGTTGTCATGGTGATGACAGCCCACCAGTAGCAGGCTGGGATGCTACTGAATTCTTGGCTATCAGCCATTTCATTCTCAATGACATAAAGTAAGGGGGCAAAGAGTGCTATAGCCACACAAAGGAATAGCAGCAAGAGCCCAAATTCTCGGGTACACCGTCGGGCTGTGAGTCCGAGTGTCTGTAGACCCAGAGAGTGTCTTGCCAGTCTCATCACATACAAGATCCTCAAGGCCCGAAGGATACGGAGCACAAGGCCCACCTTGTCCAGGTAGCTGTTGCCAGAGCTAGGCTTTTTTTGGTCCACAGATGTGCTGTCCACAACCAGAGTGATGTAATAGGGAAGGATGGCAATTATGTCAATCAGAGTCAAGGGGCTCCGAAGGAAGGAAAATTTGCTGGGTGCCTGGATGAACCTCAACAGGAACTCGAGGGAGAACCAGCCCACACACACAGACTCCACAATGAAGATGTTGTAGCACATCTGGGAACATTCGCCCTGAGAGCAAGAAAAGATGCTAGAATCAGgaacaaaattataatattatttggcctggaaataaggaaaaaggctggGAAAGAGGAGTACATAACTGGTccacaaaagcaaacaaaatgaaGTACAGAGGGAATGAAGTTGGACTTATTTACTAAATGCTGTAATtggaaggggacagctaggtgactcagtaaactgagagccaggcctagagatgggagctactgggttcaaatctggccttagatactttctagctatgtgaccctagttacttaacccccattgtctaacccagtggttcccaaacttttttgacctaccacccccctttccagaaaaaatattacttagcgccccctgtcacatactatcaccaccccttaCAGTTactcactgcccccaaatgcacctgtggccatcactgctccctggatcgctgcagcacacATCAGGGGGTGgaggtgcccactttggaaatcactggtctaaccctttccattcttctgccttggaaccaacatagtattgattccatgaccaaaagtaagggtttaaaaatattattattgccatcttcaaatatttgaaagactttagacCATATATGGCTATTTGCTAGGGGAATCTAATAGAGAATACTTCTAAGGCCTTGAAACTGGCCATTCAATAGAGAGCATACAAAAAGGACTAACTACATTGATTTACTCTGTGACCTTATTCTCTGAGCACCATTTCAAAAAAGAGTGAGTTAGACTATCTGACCTTTTGGTTCCCTccttttctaaatctatgatgatgatgattctacAATTACACTGGAAAGAGAAGCAGATTGAGAGGTACAAGATCATAACTTTGTATGTGGAAGAgtgcttagagatcatctaacctGATGCCTTCAATTTATGAATAATGAAACTCAGGTCCAGGGAGGgcaggtgacttgtccaaagtaatATAGACAGTGTTCAGTAGAAACAGGGTTTAAGTTCTCTTATTCTAGATTCTGGGCTGCCTTCACTACATCATTTAGCTTCAGAAGATCTGCATGTCCTGGCTCTGTCACTTTTTACTGAGTTACTTTGGGCAAAACCCtccaattcaataagcatttattaactgcctgcTATGCACCACCCACTGGGCTATATGTTCAGGATtcaaagacacaaatgaaaagcAGTTAGTGTACTCAGGAATCTTACATTCCACTCATTCTACTTAATCTTTctgaaactcaatttcctcattggaaaaatggagatgatgatgtCTATACTACCTTCCTCACattattattttcagttattCTCCTAAGAGGCTATTACAAGGCAAAAATATGTTTGAAGAGGGCTttgataaatgaatgagtgaaaggCATATAATGGGATGTTTGGGAACATATCCATAACCTTTTTAGAAATAGTGCTTTTACTAGGACATCAAAGAAGTTGTGTGGGTCCCCCCCCCACCATATAATAAATCATCCAAATAAAATAGTCAATTCTAAGTATTCATTATCATATCATCAACAGCGGCGATACAGGAAATTCTTAGTGCTTTACAGTTCAGATTTGAGCAAAACTACTTGGTGGGCCCCAGGGGGGTAAGGCAGGATTGCCTCTTAGTCTGCCTCCCTGATGAACTCACAAATATATGCTGCCAAAGGAACTCAGAGTCCCTGTGCagctagagaaagggagaagatgcCTCCTGCCTCAGGGCTTAGCCAGCCAAGGTACTTACTATCAGGGATAATTTGACTTATTGGGaagagaattatagaaataacTTCTGTAGTTATGAGGGCTCTCAGGGACAGCAAGAATAACACAAATTCCATAAAAGAACTTGAAAGTGTTTCTGCTTTGTGCCAAAGAAATTTATTCCTACAACGTCAGCGAGGAGGAATGTCAGCTGTCAGGCACCAGGATATGAAGTGCAGTGAACTAAGGCAACGTGTTGAGGTGCATGTCAGCAGTGGGAGTTCTGCCATCCAACACTGGCAAATCATTgcacttccctcctctcttttgaTGTGTTACAACACAGTGTGTGGCCAGACAGATTTCCTTATCTTTCTGTTAGAAAATGTTAGGCTCTGctggaatttaaaagaaataaggatgaaagcatgtgatttttcacttatttatttggatttttttattttggggttttggttttcatgattattctcttataaaaatgaacaatatggaaaaatgtttttcaggATAATACATATATGACTCAGAAAAAAGGAACATAAGAGTAGGGCAGCCTGTGATTAGTATGCTGTACCTTAAGAATAGCAGCTATATTATCTCTATTGTGCAGAAAGAAGGACCCAGTCTGGAGACTAATgcttagctgtgggaccttgggctaGGCAAGTCACATTACCTCTATTAGCTTCTTCAGCTTCCAcaactataaaatatattgtttgtGATGTTGTCTTCACAACATAATTATTAGGAAAGCATCACATAAGCTATTGATGTGATTCAGAAATTACTGTTAGACTAATCCTGTGGTTGGTAAAGGGAAATAGTAGAGGGGAACTCCAAATTGGTGGCTGTTCTGCAAATTTatcatcttagagaattgcctgggacaTGAGAATTTAAGctatttgcccagggttatagcAACAATATATATCAGAGTCAAGACTTGAAGGTTGGTTTTCTTGACTTTGAGACCAttctctacccactatgccaaaTTCCCTCTCAGAATGGGTGATTATTTTATAAGTTCCTGAACCAAAATGAAAGGATCATCAGATATCCAGATTGAAGGGATGTCTCCTAGAATCAAGACATGGCTTTAGGGACTCTTAACagcaaattcagtgttctttccatcataccaCATACCTCAAGGACAAATGCCATAACTCTTCGAAGGGATAATGTATGTTATTTTCACTGAGCAgagagggatgtgtgtgtgtgtgtgtgtgtgtgtgtgtgtgtgtgtgtgtatgtgtgaaagtTAAGGAAGGGAAGGACAAGGGAAAACAGGGTGGTGGGAGGGATAGAGAAGAGATTATTTTGTTGCTTTGATTTTGACTCAGTtgtaaaaaaaagattcttaggGAGTAAATCTAATTCCATGGTTCTTTTCTTCAAATGGAACAGGAGACTTCTTAGTATTACCCTAATGCAAACAAGATCAGTTTAATTTAGAATTTATAAACAACGAATTAGCTCTCCAGTAGTAACTATTTTATGTTTAATTAatagttatttcatttattatatacaCTATAAAACAGAGGTTCTTAAACCTCGTTTGTGTCATAGATAACTTTGGCATTCTTGGTGACACCTTTGGACCCTTttacagaataatgttttttaatgtataaaataaaatataaagaattacaaaggaaactaatcatAATGATTTATAGTTAgcaaaattttttagaaaaagtttttcacacatcccaggttaagaattcctgttaTTCAGTGACAAACTCTATTTTGTTGGGGTACATGTTGTGGGGTGGGAAGGAGATGATAACCTCCTTCCTCCAGAAGAATGTAGTTTGTTGAGgacaaggattatttcatttttccattttcatatgCAGTGCCAAGCATAATGCCTTGCACTgagtaggtacttaagaaatttTTGCTGAAGTGAAATAGAGTTCTTGACTTGTATTTTAGAAGATCAAGGTCTGAGTCCTTTTTCTATCATTGAGCAGAATGAACTTGAGTGAAGTCATTTTGGCCTCTTTatgcctttgtttccttatctgctaCTATAGaatagtttatattatatagagtttgtaatatatatttacaataatGTAATACTTTATAATAAAGGCTGCTCTAGAATTGTTTCAAGAAAGTTCTTTGTGACCTCTTGgaaagaaaacactttgtaaaatgtaaagtattatataaatgtgaaatattacacATTATCctaatttgtattttaattatgCTTCTCAACTAAAGCCCTCACcctaatagcttacatttatttaaaccttaaatttttttttaaacccttacatatattagttccaaggcagaagagtggtaagggccaggcaatggggggttaagtgacttgcccagggtcacacaactaggaagtatctgagaccagatttgaacctatgagggagattaggaaaaaaggacctctgaagtctcttctatctctatgATGCTATAATACTACGAACCTATGAGGTCTTAGAATCTCCTTCTCCCCTAATATACTTCCTGAGACCTAAAACTCTAAAACATAGTCTTGTGACTCCCCTACAAGTAAATCTTTCCCCACACTAGCAGGAGCTtacttgttcttcttcttctctcaagCTGGGCATGGTGCTGATAGAAAGATTCACTGCTGTGATGGTTACAAATAGCACAGAAAG is from Gracilinanus agilis isolate LMUSP501 chromosome 2, AgileGrace, whole genome shotgun sequence and encodes:
- the KCNG1 gene encoding potassium voltage-gated channel subfamily G member 1; amino-acid sequence: MTLLPGENSDYDYSALSCTSDASFSHQHAFFPRTESLKGVFYRRAKRLHPKDNAHQSIQPEDRKRQIIINVGGIKYLLPWTTLDEFPLTRLGQLKSCTNFDDILNVCDDYDVTCNEFFFDRNPGAFRTILTFLQVGKLRLLREMCALSFQEELLYWGIEEDNLDWCCRRRYLQKIEEFAEMNEREDDLPESESPGEMVEETRLGQCMKRLQDMVERPHSGLPGKVFACLSVLFVTITAVNLSISTMPSLREEEEQGECSQMCYNIFIVESVCVGWFSLEFLLRFIQAPSKFSFLRSPLTLIDIIAILPYYITLVVDSTSVDQKKPSSGNSYLDKVGLVLRILRALRILYVMRLARHSLGLQTLGLTARRCTREFGLLLLFLCVAIALFAPLLYVIENEMADSQEFSSIPACYWWAVITMTTVGYGDMVPRSTPGQVVALSSILSGILLMAFPVTSIFHTFSRSYLELKQEQERVMYRRAQFLIKTKSQLSNMSQNSNVLFGSTSSDARDNN